Proteins encoded within one genomic window of Ranitomeya variabilis isolate aRanVar5 chromosome 4, aRanVar5.hap1, whole genome shotgun sequence:
- the LOC143766060 gene encoding chromobox protein homolog 5-like has translation MRQNLEVLKESLTTAQERYKRSADRFRKPAPMFKGRVVPPPQPVLIDGQEQFVVEEIIDSRIRRNRLQYLIRWQGYPPEEDSWEPVENINAQQKISRFHQRFPEKPGPGSS, from the exons atgagacaaaatctggaggttctgaaggaatccctgaccacggctcaagaacgttataagagatcggctgatagattccgtaaacctgcacccatgttcaag ggacgtgttgtgccacctccacagcctgtgttgattgatgggcaagaacaatttgtggtggaggaaattattgattccaggattcgcaggaatcggctccaatatctgataagatggcagggatatccccctgaggaagactcttgggaacctgtggaaaacatcaatgctcaacagaagatttctcgttttcatcagagattccctgagaaaccaggtccaggatcgtcctga